A window from Aeromonas rivipollensis encodes these proteins:
- a CDS encoding superoxide dismutase, whose product MSHTLPALAYAYDALEPHIDALTMEIHHSRHHQTYITNLNAALAELPELAALPVDELLARFDSLPASVQGAVRNHGGGHANHSLFWQVMSPQGGGEPGGELAEAIARDLGGLDAFRQAFTQAALSRFGSGWAWLVVDKAGHLQVVSSANQDSPLMEGLVPVLGLDVWEHAYYLKYQNKRPDYIAAFYQVVDWAEVARRYRQALA is encoded by the coding sequence ATGAGCCATACCTTGCCCGCCCTCGCCTATGCCTATGACGCGCTGGAGCCCCATATCGATGCCCTGACCATGGAGATCCACCACAGCCGCCACCACCAGACCTACATCACCAACCTCAATGCCGCCCTGGCCGAGCTCCCCGAGCTGGCGGCCCTGCCGGTGGACGAACTGCTCGCCCGTTTCGACAGCCTGCCGGCGAGCGTGCAGGGGGCGGTGCGCAATCATGGCGGCGGTCATGCCAACCACAGCCTGTTCTGGCAGGTGATGAGCCCGCAAGGGGGCGGCGAGCCGGGCGGTGAGCTGGCCGAGGCGATTGCCCGGGATTTGGGGGGCCTGGATGCCTTCAGGCAGGCCTTCACCCAGGCGGCCCTGAGCCGCTTCGGTAGCGGCTGGGCCTGGCTGGTGGTGGACAAGGCAGGCCACCTGCAGGTGGTGAGCAGCGCCAACCAGGACAGCCCCCTGATGGAGGGGCTGGTGCCCGTCCTGGGGCTGGACGTGTGGGAGCACGCCTACTACCTCAAGTACCAGAACAAGCGTCCCGACTACATAGCCGCGTTTTACCAGGTGGTCGACTGGGCCGAGGTGGCGCGTCGCTATCGGCAGGCGCTGGCCTGA
- a CDS encoding O-acetylhomoserine aminocarboxypropyltransferase/cysteine synthase family protein yields the protein MKDATLALHHGFSHDPATKAVAVPIYQTVAYEFDSAQHGADLFNLAVPGNIYTRIMNPTNDVLEQRMAALEGGIAGLVVSAGSAAITYAIQALTAAGDNIVSTPQLYGGTYTLFAHMLPSFGVEVRFAKDDSAEAIAALIDDKTKAVYCESIGNPAGNIVDLAAFARVAHARGVPLIVDNTVATPVLCKPIEHGADIVVHSLTKYVGGHGNSLGGVIVDSGKFPWADHAARFPQLTQPEPSYHGVVYTEAFGPAAFIGRVRTVPLRNTGAALAPMNAFLLLQGLETLSLRMERHVDNALRVAHHLKHHPKVAWVSYAGLPGHPHYPLAEKYMGGRPSAILSFGLKEGYEAGVRFYDALKIFKRLVNIGDAKSLACHPASTTHRQLSDAEQAKAGVKPEMIRLSVGIEAIEDILADLDQALEA from the coding sequence ATGAAAGATGCGACCCTGGCCCTGCACCACGGCTTTTCCCACGATCCCGCCACCAAGGCGGTGGCCGTGCCCATCTACCAGACGGTGGCCTACGAGTTCGACAGTGCCCAGCACGGGGCGGATCTGTTCAACCTCGCGGTGCCTGGCAACATCTACACCCGCATCATGAACCCCACCAACGACGTGCTGGAACAGCGGATGGCCGCCCTAGAAGGGGGCATAGCCGGTCTGGTGGTCTCGGCGGGATCCGCTGCTATCACCTACGCCATCCAGGCGCTTACCGCCGCCGGCGACAACATCGTCTCCACCCCCCAGCTCTACGGCGGCACCTACACCCTGTTCGCCCACATGCTGCCGAGTTTCGGGGTCGAGGTGCGTTTTGCCAAGGATGACAGCGCCGAGGCCATCGCCGCCCTCATCGACGACAAGACCAAGGCGGTCTATTGCGAGAGCATTGGCAACCCGGCGGGCAACATCGTCGATCTGGCAGCCTTCGCCAGGGTGGCCCATGCCCGCGGCGTGCCGCTCATCGTCGACAACACTGTCGCCACCCCTGTGCTGTGCAAACCCATAGAACACGGCGCCGACATAGTGGTGCACAGCCTGACCAAATATGTCGGTGGCCACGGCAACTCGCTGGGGGGTGTCATCGTCGACTCGGGCAAGTTCCCCTGGGCGGATCACGCCGCGCGCTTCCCCCAGCTCACCCAGCCGGAGCCCTCCTATCACGGGGTGGTCTATACGGAAGCCTTTGGGCCTGCGGCCTTTATCGGCCGGGTACGCACAGTGCCCCTGCGCAACACGGGCGCGGCCCTGGCACCGATGAACGCCTTCCTGCTGCTGCAGGGGCTGGAGACCCTGAGCCTGCGCATGGAGCGCCACGTGGACAACGCCCTGCGGGTCGCCCACCACCTCAAGCATCACCCCAAGGTGGCCTGGGTGAGCTACGCCGGTCTGCCGGGTCACCCCCACTATCCGCTGGCGGAGAAGTACATGGGCGGCCGCCCCTCGGCCATCCTCTCCTTCGGTCTGAAGGAAGGGTATGAGGCCGGGGTGCGCTTCTACGATGCGCTCAAGATCTTCAAGCGGCTGGTCAACATAGGGGATGCCAAGTCCCTGGCCTGCCACCCCGCCTCCACCACCCATCGCCAGCTGAGCGACGCCGAGCAGGCCAAGGCCGGAGTCAAGCCGGAGATGATCCGGCTGTCGGTGGGGATCGAGGCGATCGAAGACATTCTGGCGGATCTGGATCAGGCGCTGGAGGCCTGA
- a CDS encoding acyl-CoA thioesterase: MLEMQIQPRFQETDALGHINNTVPAVWFESARDPLFRLFSPELDVHNWHLIIAGYAVQFKRELFYGQQVLIKTGVRRIGTSSFTLWQEAWQGGELAVTAETTLIHFDYQTRQSRPLSDAHREGLRAWLVES, encoded by the coding sequence ATGCTGGAAATGCAGATCCAACCCCGTTTTCAAGAGACGGACGCCCTCGGCCATATCAACAATACGGTGCCGGCGGTCTGGTTTGAATCGGCCCGTGATCCCCTGTTCCGCCTCTTCTCTCCCGAGCTGGATGTGCACAACTGGCATCTGATCATCGCGGGCTATGCGGTGCAGTTCAAACGGGAGCTGTTCTATGGCCAGCAGGTATTGATCAAGACGGGGGTACGGCGCATCGGCACCAGCTCCTTCACCCTCTGGCAGGAGGCCTGGCAGGGGGGCGAGCTGGCGGTGACCGCCGAGACGACCCTGATCCATTTTGACTACCAGACCCGTCAGTCCCGTCCCCTGAGTGACGCGCACCGGGAGGGGCTGAGGGCCTGGCTGGTAGAGAGTTAA
- a CDS encoding triacylglycerol lipase yields MKRWLLVLLCALPMLGQGAGYTQTRYPIVLVHGLFGFDRLLGVDYFYGIPQALTRDGARVYVAQVSATQSSELRGEQLLRQVQQVLAITGADKVNLIGHSHGGPTIRYVASVAPELVASATSVGGVNQGSEIADLVRARVAPGSVAEQLAVAAASALSGVISLLSGGSDLPQDPLASLDALTSAGAQRFNLRYPEGLPGQHCGEGPLLADNGVYYFSWSGRGTMTNILDPVDPALALTGSFFHEPNDGLVGVCSSHLGKVIGTHYRMNHLDEVNQSFGIHHLFDTDPVTLYRQHANRLQRLGL; encoded by the coding sequence ATGAAAAGATGGCTATTGGTGCTCTTGTGCGCCCTGCCCATGCTGGGCCAGGGGGCCGGTTATACCCAGACCCGCTACCCCATAGTGCTGGTGCACGGGTTGTTCGGTTTCGACAGGCTGCTCGGGGTCGACTATTTCTACGGCATTCCCCAGGCCCTGACCCGGGACGGCGCCCGCGTCTACGTGGCGCAGGTCTCCGCCACCCAGAGTTCGGAGCTGCGTGGCGAGCAGCTGCTCAGGCAGGTGCAGCAGGTGCTGGCCATCACCGGGGCCGACAAGGTGAACCTCATAGGTCACTCCCACGGCGGCCCAACCATCCGCTATGTGGCCTCTGTCGCCCCCGAGCTGGTCGCCTCAGCCACCAGCGTGGGGGGTGTAAACCAGGGCTCGGAGATCGCCGATCTGGTGCGCGCCAGGGTGGCGCCGGGCTCGGTGGCCGAGCAGCTGGCGGTAGCCGCCGCCTCGGCGCTCTCCGGGGTCATCTCGCTGCTCTCCGGCGGCAGTGACCTGCCCCAGGATCCCCTCGCCTCCCTCGATGCCTTGACCAGTGCCGGGGCACAACGTTTCAACCTGCGCTATCCGGAAGGACTCCCCGGCCAGCACTGCGGCGAGGGGCCGCTGCTGGCCGACAATGGCGTCTACTACTTCTCCTGGAGCGGGCGCGGCACCATGACCAACATCCTGGATCCGGTGGATCCGGCGCTGGCCCTGACCGGCAGCTTCTTTCACGAGCCCAATGACGGCCTGGTCGGGGTCTGCAGCAGCCACCTCGGCAAGGTGATCGGCACCCATTACCGGATGAACCATCTGGACGAGGTGAATCAGTCGTTCGGCATCCACCACCTGTTCGACACCGACCCTGTGACCCTGTATCGCCAGCACGCCAACCGCTTGCAGAGGCTGGGGCTATGA
- a CDS encoding lipase secretion chaperone, with protein MRRLLLVALSLGEALLGTLLLWPEPAPDLAAAPERGALRHQLAQRLEQGETDEEDAMLARYRQFLRAEGSLTVPTDPGLASLQLLFDERERLRRQHFSPAEQASLFAEERLMEQWTLRRKALAEADAVDSEVLREELALWLAEQPQWFREAEANGRLLGDLQRLERVSPAERDAVLLEQLGPEAVDRLHQLAQSQQGFEQQLTGYLAELEPLLPLERAEQQQAILARWFEPGQWRRVEALTRLRLGEQP; from the coding sequence ATGAGACGGCTCCTGCTGGTCGCCCTCTCCCTGGGCGAGGCCCTGCTGGGCACACTCCTGCTCTGGCCCGAGCCTGCCCCTGATCTGGCGGCGGCCCCCGAGCGGGGAGCCCTGCGCCACCAACTGGCCCAGCGGCTGGAGCAGGGCGAGACGGACGAAGAGGACGCCATGCTGGCCCGCTACCGGCAGTTTCTGCGGGCGGAAGGGAGCCTGACGGTGCCGACGGATCCGGGCCTGGCCAGCCTGCAACTGCTGTTCGATGAGCGTGAGCGGCTGCGCCGGCAACACTTCAGCCCCGCCGAGCAGGCGTCGCTGTTTGCCGAAGAGAGGCTAATGGAGCAGTGGACCCTGAGGCGCAAGGCGCTGGCAGAGGCCGATGCCGTCGACAGTGAGGTGCTGAGGGAGGAGCTGGCGCTCTGGCTGGCGGAGCAGCCCCAGTGGTTCAGGGAGGCGGAAGCCAACGGCCGTCTGCTCGGCGATCTGCAGCGCCTGGAGCGGGTCTCCCCCGCCGAGCGCGACGCCGTGCTGCTGGAGCAGCTGGGACCAGAGGCGGTGGATCGGTTGCACCAGCTGGCGCAGAGCCAGCAAGGGTTCGAGCAGCAGCTGACGGGCTACCTGGCGGAACTCGAGCCCCTGCTCCCCCTGGAGCGGGCCGAACAGCAGCAGGCGATCCTGGCGCGCTGGTTCGAGCCCGGGCAGTGGCGGCGGGTGGAGGCGCTGACCCGGCTGAGGCTCGGGGAGCAGCCATAA
- a CDS encoding collagenase, translating into MNHLSTRLLLLAAPGLLATSALATYSPDWQEYQLKDQSSRQLGDSLTEVTYELSARNGEAPYQQLRVYRRFDWRDASLATLAEQQCGEPQLKVEQGWQIRYLSCEEVVPAGKAIPASSYDYGYGLKQGRWEPLAGTPTAPRQDVLPLPERIVLGHSEQELDRCELNAEGRCAEQVWQYQPQDWQQLSVLEETPNERDGRLEQIFFRLQPVPGSQAASQVRELHVWRQYSWQLDESKAQQECDEPQTRQEGDKTISYRVCRQTLPAGSEVQVVLKDSGYQYPVGGSEWQTLPETTEWQESRVLNRPIVLASKEEQLDCRRADGRPCSEPEQPGTDLLDADAARIVQDASGQPAPVWQENYGHDDTKLLAVSRGIQSLLAANQPAHPAMKLLLEYVRAHNYHNYGKHKEDGPAAAEALAEALTALGAHPLLYPEQASDEVGAVMGAWSIALHGQFKSPAVQSRFGTLLGQFNQMLAYSTRHASEINGQHAWATGLFDLLNFLDFASDHSDAFAADFRQQDGELRKQLHALGMSELSLWQGRDGKDLFLLNNVLDAYTRLYRVARYTRPGESEGYRTLLDGSVIELIRHHGLIPGGQQSQDLLEEMSLTLSTYYLTYTDRTGEACISGDFAGLCTPIRLEDVLPFEHTCSPTLRLRAQELSQDQADGICRELGAEEELFHQQLETGWQPVADDDNEALELVIFDSSADWKRYGSALFGGVSTDNGGIYIEGDPARPGNQARFFAYEAEWKRPAFQVWNLRHEYVHYLDGRFNQYGSFGHYPLNRTTWWSEGLAEFIAHGQCFARGMDNVAGRPAAERPSLADILHLDYDKGGEMVYSWSYTVHRFLNETGRGASWLAMAQALRNPDQQQAMSAFEAELDQLIANDSEAYQSWLSRDLLPWWDANKESDECKANDSAH; encoded by the coding sequence ATGAATCACCTCTCTACCCGGCTGCTACTCCTGGCAGCCCCCGGCCTGCTCGCCACCTCGGCGCTGGCCACCTACTCCCCCGACTGGCAAGAGTACCAGCTCAAGGACCAATCGAGCCGCCAGTTGGGGGACAGCCTCACCGAAGTGACCTATGAGCTGAGCGCCCGCAATGGCGAGGCGCCCTATCAGCAACTGCGGGTCTATCGCCGTTTCGACTGGCGCGACGCCAGTCTGGCGACCCTGGCCGAGCAGCAGTGCGGCGAGCCGCAGCTCAAGGTCGAGCAGGGCTGGCAGATCCGCTACCTCAGTTGTGAAGAGGTGGTGCCGGCCGGCAAGGCCATCCCGGCCAGCAGTTATGACTATGGCTACGGCCTGAAACAGGGCCGCTGGGAGCCGCTGGCAGGTACCCCGACCGCGCCGCGCCAGGATGTCCTGCCGCTCCCCGAGCGCATCGTCCTGGGCCACAGCGAGCAGGAGCTGGATCGCTGCGAGCTCAACGCAGAGGGGCGCTGCGCCGAGCAGGTTTGGCAATATCAGCCCCAAGACTGGCAACAGCTTAGCGTGCTGGAGGAGACCCCCAACGAGCGGGACGGCCGCCTCGAGCAGATCTTCTTCCGCCTGCAACCCGTGCCAGGCAGTCAGGCCGCCAGCCAGGTCCGCGAGCTGCACGTCTGGCGCCAGTACAGCTGGCAGCTGGACGAGAGCAAGGCCCAGCAGGAGTGCGATGAGCCCCAGACCCGCCAGGAAGGGGACAAGACCATCAGCTACCGGGTGTGCCGCCAGACCCTGCCCGCCGGCAGCGAGGTGCAGGTGGTGCTGAAAGACAGCGGCTATCAATACCCGGTCGGTGGCAGCGAATGGCAGACACTGCCGGAAACAACCGAGTGGCAGGAGAGCCGGGTGCTCAATCGTCCCATAGTGCTGGCCAGCAAGGAGGAGCAGCTCGACTGCCGCCGCGCCGATGGCCGCCCCTGCTCCGAGCCGGAACAGCCAGGCACGGATCTGCTGGATGCCGACGCCGCCAGGATAGTGCAGGATGCCAGCGGTCAGCCCGCTCCCGTCTGGCAGGAAAACTATGGCCACGATGACACCAAGCTGCTGGCGGTGTCACGGGGCATCCAGAGCCTGCTGGCGGCCAATCAGCCCGCCCATCCGGCCATGAAGCTACTGCTGGAATACGTGCGCGCCCACAACTATCACAACTACGGCAAGCACAAGGAAGATGGCCCGGCCGCCGCCGAGGCGCTGGCCGAGGCCCTGACCGCGCTCGGTGCCCATCCGCTGCTCTATCCGGAGCAGGCCAGCGATGAGGTGGGAGCCGTCATGGGGGCCTGGAGTATCGCCCTGCATGGCCAGTTCAAGAGCCCGGCGGTGCAGAGCCGGTTCGGTACCCTGCTCGGCCAGTTCAACCAGATGCTGGCCTACAGCACCCGGCATGCCAGCGAGATCAATGGTCAGCATGCCTGGGCAACCGGTCTGTTCGATCTGCTCAACTTCCTCGACTTCGCCAGCGACCATAGCGATGCCTTCGCCGCCGACTTCCGCCAGCAGGATGGCGAGCTGCGCAAACAGCTGCACGCCCTCGGCATGAGCGAGCTGTCGCTCTGGCAAGGACGGGATGGCAAGGATCTGTTCCTGCTCAACAACGTGCTGGATGCCTATACCCGCCTCTACCGGGTCGCCCGTTATACCCGCCCGGGCGAGAGCGAAGGCTATCGCACCTTGCTGGATGGCTCAGTCATCGAGCTCATCCGTCATCACGGCCTGATCCCCGGCGGTCAACAGAGTCAGGATCTGCTGGAAGAGATGTCACTGACCCTCTCCACCTACTATCTGACCTACACGGATCGCACCGGCGAGGCCTGCATCAGCGGTGACTTCGCCGGACTCTGCACCCCGATACGGCTGGAGGATGTGCTGCCGTTCGAGCACACCTGCTCGCCGACCCTGCGCCTGCGGGCCCAGGAGCTGAGCCAGGATCAGGCCGACGGCATCTGCCGCGAGCTGGGCGCCGAGGAAGAGCTGTTCCATCAGCAGCTGGAAACAGGCTGGCAGCCGGTAGCGGATGACGACAACGAGGCGCTGGAGCTGGTGATCTTCGACTCCTCCGCCGACTGGAAACGCTACGGCAGCGCCCTGTTTGGTGGCGTCTCCACCGACAACGGCGGCATCTACATCGAGGGGGATCCGGCTCGCCCCGGCAACCAGGCCCGCTTCTTCGCCTATGAGGCTGAGTGGAAGCGCCCCGCCTTCCAGGTGTGGAACCTGCGCCACGAGTATGTGCACTACCTGGATGGCCGCTTCAACCAGTACGGCAGCTTCGGTCACTACCCGCTCAACCGCACCACCTGGTGGTCGGAAGGGCTGGCGGAGTTCATCGCCCACGGTCAGTGTTTCGCCCGTGGCATGGACAACGTGGCGGGTCGTCCGGCGGCCGAGCGACCGAGCCTGGCCGACATACTGCACCTGGATTACGACAAGGGTGGCGAGATGGTCTACTCCTGGTCCTACACCGTGCATCGCTTCCTGAACGAGACAGGGCGCGGTGCCAGCTGGCTGGCCATGGCCCAGGCCCTGCGCAACCCGGATCAGCAGCAGGCGATGAGCGCCTTCGAGGCCGAGCTGGATCAGCTGATCGCCAATGACAGCGAGGCCTACCAGAGCTGGCTGAGCCGCGATCTGCTGCCCTGGTGGGACGCCAACAAGGAGTCTGACGAGTGCAAGGCGAACGACTCAGCCCACTGA
- a CDS encoding AMP-binding protein, whose product MPPVPVADASLETCPVRHWARTAPERIAIHGSGSLSYRRLDARLNGLCKQLEQAGLKAGDRLAAVVRGALEDVLLAWACVRSGLVFCPLNPAFPLVRQAELAAQLDACAFWSAGEIPVGSGLPLQLDFRGELPASEEAWPLEPAQLNNMILTSGSSGTPKAVVHRLANHLASARGSASLIPLDAECGWLLSLPLFHVGGYAILFRVFLAGASLVLDDRTLPLKGRLEDQPITHLSLVPTQLWRLLAQGFDPARTRLRELLLGGAAIPEPLVNHLKALGFTPKSSYGLSEMGSQVCTGLPAGAGVVGRPLPGREVSIRQGEICVRGDTLFAGYFQAGELVLPLDEEGWFHTRDKGHFTPGGELVVEGRLDNLFISGGENIQPETIEQRLVDHPAVAQALVVPIPSAQWGQRPAAFIDWHGEAVPPAELASWIRAALPGFMVPDRWLPWPDLGGSLKPSRTLLARSLQAGD is encoded by the coding sequence ATGCCGCCCGTCCCTGTGGCTGACGCCTCACTGGAAACCTGCCCGGTGCGCCACTGGGCACGGACGGCGCCCGAACGCATCGCCATCCACGGCAGCGGCTCCCTCAGCTACCGACGGCTGGATGCTCGGCTCAACGGCCTGTGCAAGCAGCTCGAGCAGGCGGGTTTAAAGGCCGGCGACCGGCTGGCCGCCGTGGTGCGCGGCGCCCTGGAAGATGTGCTGCTGGCCTGGGCCTGCGTGCGCAGCGGCCTCGTCTTCTGCCCGCTCAATCCCGCCTTCCCCCTCGTCAGGCAGGCCGAACTGGCCGCACAGCTTGATGCCTGCGCCTTCTGGTCAGCGGGGGAGATCCCGGTGGGGAGCGGGTTGCCGCTGCAGCTCGACTTCAGGGGTGAACTGCCGGCAAGCGAGGAAGCCTGGCCGCTTGAACCGGCCCAACTCAACAACATGATCCTCACCTCGGGCTCCAGCGGCACACCCAAGGCGGTGGTGCACCGCCTGGCCAACCACCTCGCCTCGGCCCGGGGCTCGGCCAGCCTGATCCCTCTCGATGCAGAGTGCGGCTGGCTGCTCTCCCTGCCGCTGTTTCACGTGGGCGGCTACGCCATCCTGTTCCGGGTCTTCCTGGCGGGGGCCAGCCTGGTGCTGGACGATCGAACCCTGCCCCTCAAGGGGCGGCTCGAGGATCAGCCCATCACCCACCTCTCGCTGGTGCCGACCCAGCTCTGGCGCCTGCTGGCGCAAGGCTTCGACCCCGCCCGTACCCGCTTGCGCGAGCTGCTGCTCGGGGGGGCCGCCATCCCTGAGCCCCTGGTCAATCACCTCAAGGCCCTGGGGTTCACCCCCAAGTCGAGCTATGGCCTCTCCGAGATGGGCAGCCAGGTCTGCACCGGCCTGCCTGCCGGTGCCGGGGTGGTGGGCAGGCCTCTGCCCGGGCGGGAAGTCAGCATACGGCAGGGGGAGATCTGCGTGCGCGGCGACACCCTCTTTGCCGGCTATTTCCAGGCCGGGGAGCTGGTGCTGCCGCTGGATGAGGAGGGCTGGTTCCACACCCGGGACAAGGGTCATTTCACTCCGGGCGGCGAGCTGGTGGTGGAGGGGCGGCTCGACAACCTCTTCATCTCGGGAGGGGAGAACATCCAGCCCGAGACCATAGAGCAGCGGCTGGTGGATCACCCCGCCGTGGCTCAGGCCCTGGTGGTGCCCATCCCCAGCGCGCAATGGGGGCAGCGCCCCGCCGCCTTTATCGACTGGCACGGGGAAGCCGTTCCTCCTGCAGAGCTGGCGAGCTGGATCCGCGCCGCCCTGCCCGGCTTTATGGTGCCGGACCGCTGGCTGCCCTGGCCGGATCTCGGCGGCAGCCTGAAACCCTCCCGCACCCTGCTCGCCCGGAGCCTGCAAGCCGGGGACTGA
- a CDS encoding SanA/YdcF family protein yields MAPCHLLLQTRTAPRMKKFAKILLACLCLLLASVAALLGYSEWTVSDARHYTYDDVDAVPYNRVALVLGTSKYLIGGSPNHYFKYRIKAAAELYNNGKVDYILVSGDNATVQYNEPRQMRRALIQAGIPASAIYSDYAGFRTLDSIVRAKEVFGQARFTVVSQAFHNERAIFIARHFGIEAVGFNALDPSAYQGIKTRVREVFARLMGLLDLYVLDKGPKFLGEPIVIGGPIPCQALSTIGASQPCLPIPAKTTAAKATPSKPLDKAVGVASAAVATSIATVTSSAAATAISSATATTEASAVAATDADKATSAATATHAAP; encoded by the coding sequence ATGGCCCCCTGTCATCTCTTACTTCAGACCCGAACCGCACCGCGCATGAAGAAGTTTGCCAAGATCCTGCTCGCCTGCCTCTGCCTGTTGCTGGCCTCAGTCGCCGCGCTGCTGGGCTACAGCGAGTGGACCGTCTCCGACGCCCGTCACTACACCTACGACGACGTCGATGCGGTGCCCTACAACAGGGTCGCCCTGGTGCTCGGCACCTCCAAGTACCTGATCGGGGGCAGCCCGAACCACTACTTCAAGTACAGGATCAAGGCCGCCGCCGAGCTCTACAACAACGGCAAGGTGGACTACATACTGGTCTCCGGCGACAACGCCACCGTCCAGTACAACGAGCCGCGCCAGATGCGGCGAGCTCTTATCCAGGCGGGCATCCCGGCCAGCGCCATCTACAGCGACTACGCGGGCTTTCGCACCCTGGACTCCATAGTGCGGGCCAAGGAGGTGTTCGGTCAGGCCCGCTTCACCGTGGTCTCCCAGGCCTTCCACAACGAGCGCGCCATCTTCATCGCCCGCCACTTCGGCATAGAGGCCGTCGGCTTCAACGCCCTGGATCCCAGCGCCTATCAGGGCATCAAGACCCGGGTACGCGAGGTATTCGCCCGCCTGATGGGGCTGCTCGATCTCTACGTGCTGGACAAGGGGCCCAAGTTCCTCGGCGAGCCCATCGTCATCGGCGGCCCCATCCCCTGCCAGGCCCTGAGCACCATAGGGGCCAGCCAGCCCTGCCTGCCCATCCCGGCCAAGACCACTGCGGCGAAAGCGACCCCGAGCAAGCCGCTCGACAAGGCCGTCGGTGTGGCCAGCGCTGCGGTGGCAACCAGCATAGCGACCGTGACAAGTTCGGCAGCGGCAACAGCAATCAGTTCGGCGACGGCGACCACCGAGGCCAGTGCGGTGGCAGCAACAGATGCAGACAAGGCGACCAGTGCCGCAACGGCAACCCACGCCGCCCCTTGA
- the sgrR gene encoding HTH-type transcriptional regulator SgrR: MPTGRLYQQFQRLAQQLGCDERETSLAEVADLLCCTPRNARLLLRRMQDQGWLSWSAEAGRGRRSRLVLLDSQESLTRRRLRDLLSQGQLAQAVRLAEGRLDLLTPLLIEQLGQATREGRQILRVPYYRPLPQLLPTDPLRRSEVHLSRQIFNGLTRRNEENGEIEGDLAHHWECLGPCHWRFYLRPAVRFHHGRELAVEDVMESLLALRDRPLFAHLARLESRWPRTLDLHLDSPDPLLLHLLAEPVAAILPRELKGEAGFALQPVGTGPYRVTANDPLQLCLEAFDDYFGLRALLDEIDIWMLPELAERLESHLQLGRDSPELGTMRGESELESGCYFLLQDDRSPLLQDPALRQWLTRLLNPIALMGRVAPELQRGWTSALGLLPHWREALPAEEPKPALLPTRLVLACFNQHLEFNECANTMASLLAEQGIRLEVRTLDYGRWVSGADEDVDLWLGTLNLEHEHAFAPYAWLQGTPLLRRVWGGQQALWQGLTQWRASGAEPGPRALLAKVQRQGWFVPLFHHWLELESRVGVHGVRMTALGWFDFRSAWLKPEQGMAAPETGGGSHPDAGTLES, encoded by the coding sequence ATGCCGACCGGTCGCCTCTACCAGCAGTTTCAACGACTCGCCCAGCAGCTTGGCTGCGATGAGCGGGAGACAAGCCTCGCCGAGGTGGCGGATCTGCTCTGCTGCACCCCGCGCAACGCGCGCCTGCTGTTGCGCCGCATGCAGGATCAGGGCTGGCTCAGCTGGTCGGCCGAAGCGGGACGGGGGCGGCGCTCCCGGCTGGTGCTGCTCGACAGCCAGGAGAGCCTGACCCGGCGCCGGCTGCGGGATCTGCTGAGTCAGGGCCAGCTGGCGCAGGCGGTGCGGCTGGCGGAGGGGCGGCTGGATCTGCTCACCCCGCTGCTGATCGAGCAGCTCGGCCAGGCCACCCGGGAGGGGCGCCAGATCCTGCGGGTGCCCTACTATCGTCCGCTGCCCCAACTGCTGCCCACGGATCCGCTGCGCCGCTCCGAGGTGCACCTGAGCCGGCAGATCTTCAACGGCCTGACCCGACGAAATGAGGAAAATGGGGAAATCGAGGGGGACCTGGCCCACCACTGGGAGTGTCTGGGCCCCTGCCACTGGCGCTTCTATCTGAGGCCGGCGGTGCGCTTTCACCACGGCCGCGAGCTGGCGGTGGAGGATGTGATGGAGAGCCTGCTGGCCTTGCGGGATCGTCCGCTGTTTGCCCACCTCGCCCGGCTGGAGAGCCGCTGGCCGCGCACCCTGGATCTGCACCTCGACAGCCCGGATCCCCTGCTGCTGCACCTGCTGGCGGAGCCGGTGGCGGCCATCTTGCCCCGCGAGCTCAAGGGGGAGGCGGGCTTTGCCCTGCAACCCGTGGGCACAGGCCCTTACAGAGTCACCGCCAACGATCCCCTGCAACTGTGCCTCGAGGCCTTCGACGACTACTTCGGCCTGCGGGCCCTGCTCGACGAGATCGACATCTGGATGCTGCCGGAGCTGGCGGAGCGGCTGGAGAGCCACCTGCAGCTGGGGCGCGACAGCCCCGAGCTCGGCACCATGCGCGGCGAGTCGGAGCTGGAATCCGGCTGCTACTTCCTGCTGCAGGACGACAGATCCCCCCTGCTGCAGGATCCCGCCTTGCGCCAGTGGCTGACCCGGCTGCTCAATCCCATCGCCCTGATGGGACGGGTCGCCCCCGAGCTGCAGCGGGGCTGGACCAGTGCCCTCGGCCTGCTGCCTCACTGGCGCGAGGCCCTGCCCGCCGAGGAGCCTAAGCCGGCGCTGTTGCCGACCCGGCTGGTGCTGGCCTGTTTCAACCAGCATCTGGAGTTCAACGAGTGCGCCAATACCATGGCCAGCCTGCTGGCAGAGCAGGGGATCCGGCTCGAAGTGCGCACCCTGGATTACGGCCGCTGGGTGAGCGGCGCCGATGAAGACGTGGATCTCTGGCTCGGCACCTTGAACCTGGAGCATGAACACGCCTTCGCCCCCTACGCCTGGTTGCAGGGCACCCCCTTGCTGCGCCGGGTATGGGGGGGCCAGCAGGCCTTGTGGCAGGGATTGACGCAGTGGCGCGCCAGCGGCGCCGAGCCTGGCCCGCGGGCCTTGCTGGCCAAGGTGCAGCGCCAGGGCTGGTTCGTGCCGCTGTTTCACCACTGGCTGGAGCTGGAGAGCCGGGTCGGCGTGCATGGGGTGCGCATGACGGCCCTCGGCTGGTTCGATTTTCGCAGCGCCTGGCTCAAACCCGAACAGGGGATGGCGGCGCCGGAAACCGGAGGCGGCTCCCACCCGGATGCCGGGACACTTGAGTCATAA